DNA from Geobacillus vulcani PSS1:
CGCTCGCAATTCAAAGCCGAAGCACAAGAACTGCGCGACAGCTTAGTTTACGACATCACGGTTTCGATGAAAGCCCGTGAAGCGCAAGACGCCGTCAAAGCCGGCAACTTGGACAAAGCCAAAGCCGCTCTTGACCAAGTCAACCAATACGTATCGAAAGTAACCGATGCGTTCAAAGCCGAACTGCAAAAAGCGGCCCAAGACGCCAATGCGGCGTATGAAGCGGCGTTGCCTCCAAAAGTGGAAAGTGTAACGGCTGTGAACGCTAAAACGATTGAAATCAAATTTAACAAAGCGATCGACGCTGCAACAGTAATTGACAACAGAGGCACAAGCGATACATCCGATGACGTCGTGAAAGCGACTGCTATCACACTCACAGCGATTGATGGTCAAGGATCGGTTTCCACTGTGAAAGCGTGGTTAAGCGATGATAAGAAAACGTTGAAGTTAGTGGTTGATGGCAGTCAATTTTTCACCAAACGTTATGTAGTTGATATTAAAAACGTCAAAACGTTGGATGGAAAAGATGTTCCGTCCTACACGACGACCATTGACACAACGGATTCGGTACGGCCGAGCGTTCTGTCATCCTCTTACGCCGACAACGGCTTGACGCTGAAAGTGAAGTTCTCTGAACCTCTTGCCAGCGTAGGAACAGTAAAATTGTACGACGGAACAACCGAAATTTCGGTTTCTCCGAAGTTCACGGCTGGCGACGATGAAATGACGATCAATCTCGCCTCTTCATCTGTGCCGGTGAATAAAGACCTGACATTGAAAATCTTCGGTGCTGTCGATTACAACGGCAATGTCATCAATCCTAACTCGGCTGAATTGACAGTCAAGAAGACGACGGTTGATACAACGAAACCAGTCGTCCAAAGCATCGAAGCCGTCAACACGAAAACCGTCAAAGTGACATTCAGCGAAAAACTGTCAGGCAATCCGACCATCAAAATCGGTGGCCAAACAGCTTCTGTTTCGGTTGATTCAACCGGCTTAGTCTACACGGCAACGTTGGCTTCCGCTTTGTCGGAAGGTGTGTATGCAGTTGAGGTGAGTGGTTATCAGGACTTAGCTGGCAATACTGGAGATGCATACACGAAAGTTGTTCAATTGAAAGCCGATAACACAGCGCCGAAATTCGTTAGCAGCCAAGTGGTGAAAATTGACGGTGTTGAGCATCTTGTGCTGACATTTGACGAAGAGGTAACGACTGGCAGCAACATTACAGTCGTTCAAGCGAACGATAAGTATATTGACGAAAACAACGTACTTAAATCTGTCAACACAACTTTGACAACAACTAGCGACAATTTCAAATTATATCTGCCGACAGACGGAAAATCGAAATCGGTTGCTTTGAATATTTCTTCCTTGCCAAAAGGCACGTATACTGTAACGTTGCCGAATGGCTTGGTAAGCGATTTGGCTGGCAACTCATATGCTGAGCGTAAGCAGATTACGTTCGTTCGCGGCTCTGACAGCCTAACGACGAAGCCGGCTCTTGATACAAGCTTTGACGGCAATGGGGTTCGAGCAGATAATAACAACGAATTAGTATTTGCATTCACGCAAAACTTGGATGCTTCGGCATTGAACTTGTCCAACTTCAATATTAATGGATTGACTGTCACGAAAGCAGTCTTCGATGGAGACACCAAGCACATTCGCGTGACGCTCGCTCCAGGAGCAAATACATGGACGGGTACACATGTCATTACTATCAGCAACATTAAGAATACGTCTGGGCTCGTCATGGATACCGTAACTGTAAACGAATTTATGAAAGAAAACGTTGCTCCGACGTTTACAGCGACTTTAACTAGCGCAGACGTCATTCGTGTCGACTTTAGCGAGCCGGTGGCAAATGCAACGATCAGTAGTGCACTTTCTTCTAACAACTTTACCGTAAAAGTCGATGGTAATGTTGTCAATGTCGCTGGTGTTTACGAAGACAGTGCTACTAATACAGCAGTAGGTCCGAAAGGATACAAAACGGTTTATCTGAAACTGAGCGCTCCTGTAACCGACTTGTCTAAACCGATTACGCTGTCCGCAACGGGCATTGTGGATGTGGATCAAGTTGGTACGATTGGTGAAACGAATAAAGTTGGCAACAACGTTTCCGATGCTGTTGTAAACGTGGCCAAATAAGCGGTGTGTCTATAGCAATGTAGCAACCCTCCCATGAAAGTGAGTTCACCACTTTCATGGGAGGGTCTTTTGTGAGATTGTTTTCCAAATAATGTGTCTGAGGGGCGGCTGAATTCAAAAGTTCTTCATCAAAAGTTGTGCTTGTCTGCTTTGGAATAGCTCTTACTTTCGTCTGCAAGGAAAAATCGATAAATGAATAGCGATGCATGATGATTCAAAAGATGTCTTGTTTGTCAATTATATGTTGTGGTGATGAACCGCTTTTTAACAAAAAGCTGTCTCGTTGACGTTTCTACCACCCTATTGCTTTATGGTGCAAGGTGCACTAAAATTTACAAGTAGGAGGTTGTCGATTTTTGCATAATGAGGGGAATTTACTTATGTATGGAAAATGGGATCGATACGTGTTTCTTAGTTTGCTAGTTTTCATTTTATCGGGAATCAGCTATGCGCACTGGAAAGGCCAACAACAGGATGAGCAATTTCTAAAAGACTATAATGAGTATCAACAGGCGATTCAGTTGATGCAACAAAGACAAGTAGAGCAGGCTTTGCCAATTTTGCAGTCATTGTCGAGCAAATATCCGGACCGTTATAACATCATGCGTACGCTTGGGTTAGCGTATGCGATGAAAAATGATTTTCATAAGGCTGCTTTTTATTATGAAAAAGCGATTAGAAAAAGGCCTTTCCTGCAGCAGGACCCGATTTTCACGCTGCAATTTGGCGAGATCCTGTATTATAAAGGGGAATATGCAAAGGCTAAGGCATATCTCGAACAAAGTAAAAAATTGCCTGGATCAGAAATGTATCATGCTAGAATCGATGAACTATTGGTTCAAATCCAACATCAAAAATCATCATAAGGTGAGAAGCGAACATGTCTGATTGGTATAAGTATTTAACTATTGAACGTGATGAGCATGAGGACCAAATGGATATGGAGCGGGTCGATGCCATATTGTTTTGGGGGCTGGCATTCATTGTACTGGTCATCCCATTGATCGTTAGAGTGCATATTGGCGATTTTATCAGCCCGTCTATTACTCAAACCGATGTATTGGATACGGGAAAGAAAGCGGATGTGTTTACATACTATAAATTTGTTGTGCTCCTTGTCTCTACAGCGTTTCTCAGCCTTGTTTTTCTATATAAAGTGTTAGTGCTTAACTACCAAATTCCGAAAACAAAAATTGACATAGCTCTCGCTGTACTCGCTGTTTGTTTAACTTTGTCGGCTGTTTTAGCTCCATATAAAACGCTTGCTTTGTACGGATTGCACAATCGCCATGAGGGTACATTGACGTACTTATGCTACTTGATGTTGTTCTTCATCGCGTCTAATATACGGTATACTGTAAGGAGATTCCAGCAATTCATTTACTTTTTGACCCCTTTCATAATCATAAATACGATATTAGGAACATTGAATTTCTTTGGTTATGACGTTTTACAGCTTCACTGGGTGCGGACACTGTTATATTCCAGCCTTCCAGAGGGGGCGAAAATCGCTCAAGGTTCATCTTTCCTTGCTACGATTAACCACGGAAACTATGTGAGCGGGGTTTCGGCTTTTTTTGTTGCTCTTTTCTTCTGCTTGGCTGTTTTGGAGAAAAAGATATGGAAGAAAATCTTGAATGGTTTGATCGCCTCAGTAGCCTTTGCTCTGCTTCTTTCGTCACTATCTAGTAATGGTTTTGTGACGCTAGTATTGATGAGTCCGCTGTTCGTCTATATGATCGTGAAAGCAGAAAAGAGAAAGGTCGCGGCTCTTTCAAGTCTGGTATTGATGGTTGTTTTTGTTGCTGTTTATGTGCCGTTTGTGAAACAAAATCACCGTGTTTGGGACGAGACAATTGGGTTTTTCATCCCATATAATCCATTTCAACAGGATCATCAACAAGCAGGACTGAATACAGCATTCAAAGATATAGAGCAGGTGGTCGGGCATATTACCGAAAGGGTGGTGAGCGGTTCATCCGCTTATGCAGATGCTGAAGAATACCGACTGCCAAAGCTACCAGGACCGGGGATAGCGCCGGGATCTGGGCGGGCCTTTATTTGGGAAAAAGCATTAGAACTTATTTCTGACAAGCCGTTTATAGGATATGGATTAGATACGTTTCCTTATTTCTTTAATCAAGATGATCCGGAAAAAAATTCGAATTTAGGCGAGGGATATAGTGTTATTGTCGATAAGCCCCACAACATGTATATCGGTATGGCTTTTGGAGCAGGGATTGTAGCACTGTTTGCCTTAGTAGTTGTGATGGTGGGGGGGCCTATACAGTTGCTACGTTCTACCCACGTACGCTTTAATGTATACATTGCAGCGCTTTGCGCGGCGCTCATGGCTTATGTGATTCAAGGGATGTTTAACGATTCGATTATTGGAACTGCTGTATTCTTTTGGGTAGGATTAGGTGTTTCCATCGGATTTTTACGCACAACAAACAAATCAATCAAAGGTAGGAACAGATGATGGATGAAACAATCAGCTTGCGAGAACTCATTGAAACGATATGGAAAGGAAAATGGATCATTGCGGCTACAACGATTGTAGCACTAATCTTTTCTGTGTTGGCTAGCTTTGTATGGATCAAACCAATATATTCAGCAAACGCTACGGTATCCGTGAATAATGGGATCGTGCCCGGAAAACAATTCGATGAAACCGATAGTTATTTCAATGAGATCATTACGCCTTCGGCCTATATGGAGCGTGTACAATCCATTTCTGTGATCGAAGAGGGGATCAAAAAAGCGCATTTGCAAGGAAAGTATAGGGCAGAGCAAGTCAAAGGGAATCTAAGCGTTGAAAATGTGCCTAATACCAATTTGGTTCGTATCACTCTAAAAGCGGCCAATCCCTCTGACACCAAAAAGCTGTTGAACGGGATTTTAAGCGCTGTGAAACAGTCGATATGGAAAGATATTCAAACAGGTGTTGAGAAAGATCTCCATCACTTTATGAAACTGAAACAAAAAGAGCAAGTCCAACTGCAGCAAACCATTAAACTTTATCGTCAAGAAGCAGTGGCTTTGAAGTTGCCGCCGTCCCTTTTGCTTGATGCAGTCATTTCGTATAACAACCAGTATATCATCACCTTGGACTCAGATCGTCTACGTAATATTTCATCTCTTTCGGAAAAAGAGTTAATTGCTCTAAATGAGTTGAGTAATCAAATCAAATCGTTGGCTGACCGTTACCGTCAATATGTTAATAAAGAGCAGCAGTTGCGTGATTTTTTGCAATCATTTTCCATTGAGAATAAAATATTAATCATTTCTGCACCGGTTGCCCCTCAAGAGCCGGATAGCCCTAAACCATTATTAAATATGGGCATTGCTTTCGTGGTGGGCATCATGGTAGGAACAGGTCTAGTTTTCTTCTGGCGTTATTGGAAGGAAACTGGACAAGAAAGAATGCTCGAATCCTAATGTATAAGTTTCAAATCATCTAAGTAGTCAACTGCTAAAAGAAGAGACGGTGATGTCTCCTTACCGTTATCAATGGAGGCACTCGGCCATGCCGTGGGTGGGGACGATGACGGTCCTGGCACCTTAGACGCCCGTCGTCGAGGGTGTGGCGTGAGGGCGGGTTAGATGCCCGGTTTTTAGCCTGCTTTTCTATGTAATCGTTGATTATAGATGAAGCGTATCGTTTATAAATAGAAAGATAAAGGATTTGTAATTTGTAAAGAGAGGCGATACGCGCATGAAACAAATTTGGGCGTTAAAAAAAGCGAAATTGTCAAAATGATTTTTCGCCGCAAAATAGAAAACGGTTTTCCAACTGATACGTTTTAATGAGATTATTTTGGAGTAAATGGAATTTAACTCGATGAAGAGGATAGATAACCTCAAGCTCCTTGAATAAAGCTTTTATGAGAAAAAACGACGAAAACGGTGGAATACTATATGTTATTGAATTGAGGAAGGCACAATTAGCAATCCATTGCTCGATTGAGGCGATGTTTTTTCGATCAAACTTTTTATGTCTATGCGCATCGGCGCATCGGTATCGCCTCTGCTGTACCGATGCGCGGGGGCACATAGGCCAACGAATACATAGGGGGGTGCATACACATGAAAAAAGTACGCAAAGCCATCATCCCAGCGGCGGGCTTAGGGACGCGCTTCCTTCCGGCGACCAAGGCGATGCCGAAGGAGATGCTGCCGATTGTCGATAAGCCGACGATCCAATACATCGTCGAAGAAGCCATCGCCTCAGGAATCGAAGACATCATCATCGTCACTGGAAAAGGGAAACGCGCCATCGAAGACCATTTTGACATCGCCTTTGAACTCGAACAAAACTTAATGGAAAAAGGCAAATACGACTTGCTGGAGAAAGTGAAAGAACCGTCGAAAGTCGACATTCACTACATCCGCCAAAAAGAGCCGAAAGGATTGGGTCACGCCGTTTGGTGTGCAAGAAACTTTATCGGTGACGAACCGTTTGCCGTCTTGCTTGGCGACGACATCGTCCAAGCCGATCCGCCGTGTTTGAAGCAGCTCATCGACCAATACGAACAAACGTTGAGCTCCGTCATCGGCGTCAAACAGGTGCCAAACCGTGAAACATACCGCTACGGCATCATCGACCCGATCGAACAAAACAGCCGCCTCTATCAAGTGCGCCAATTCGTCGAAAAACCAGCGCCCGGCACCGCACCGTCCAACTTAGCCATCATGGGAAGATACATCCTCACACCGGAAATCTTCCTCTTCCTTGAAAAACAAGAAACTGGCGCGGGCGGCGAAATCCAACTCACCGACGCCATCCAAAAGCTGAACGAAATCCAACGCGTCTTCGCCTACGAATTCGAAGGCAAACGCTATGACGTCGGTGAGAAACTCGGATTCATCCAAACGACGATCGAGTTTGCGCTGCAAAACGAAGAGTTGCGGAAGGAACTGATTCCGTTTATGGAACGGTTGTTGGAAAGTGTAGCAGAGAAGGTGTAAGAGAAATAGAGTAAAGAAATAACGGGATAACCAAAGGAACTGCTAACGTATAACGATTTGACTGTGTTCATCTTTGGAGAAATGGTCTTTAGATCTTTTGAAAAAAAGGGTCTAAGGACCTATTGAATGAAACAGGAGAAAAAATGTATGTCCCATAAAAAACGATTGCTGGAGAATTTCTTTTCTTTGGCAACTTTACAGGGGTTCAACTATATACTTCCTTTACTTACACTGCCTTATTTA
Protein-coding regions in this window:
- a CDS encoding tetratricopeptide repeat protein, whose product is MYGKWDRYVFLSLLVFILSGISYAHWKGQQQDEQFLKDYNEYQQAIQLMQQRQVEQALPILQSLSSKYPDRYNIMRTLGLAYAMKNDFHKAAFYYEKAIRKRPFLQQDPIFTLQFGEILYYKGEYAKAKAYLEQSKKLPGSEMYHARIDELLVQIQHQKSS
- a CDS encoding O-antigen ligase family protein, which codes for MSDWYKYLTIERDEHEDQMDMERVDAILFWGLAFIVLVIPLIVRVHIGDFISPSITQTDVLDTGKKADVFTYYKFVVLLVSTAFLSLVFLYKVLVLNYQIPKTKIDIALAVLAVCLTLSAVLAPYKTLALYGLHNRHEGTLTYLCYLMLFFIASNIRYTVRRFQQFIYFLTPFIIINTILGTLNFFGYDVLQLHWVRTLLYSSLPEGAKIAQGSSFLATINHGNYVSGVSAFFVALFFCLAVLEKKIWKKILNGLIASVAFALLLSSLSSNGFVTLVLMSPLFVYMIVKAEKRKVAALSSLVLMVVFVAVYVPFVKQNHRVWDETIGFFIPYNPFQQDHQQAGLNTAFKDIEQVVGHITERVVSGSSAYADAEEYRLPKLPGPGIAPGSGRAFIWEKALELISDKPFIGYGLDTFPYFFNQDDPEKNSNLGEGYSVIVDKPHNMYIGMAFGAGIVALFALVVVMVGGPIQLLRSTHVRFNVYIAALCAALMAYVIQGMFNDSIIGTAVFFWVGLGVSIGFLRTTNKSIKGRNR
- a CDS encoding Wzz/FepE/Etk N-terminal domain-containing protein, which produces MDETISLRELIETIWKGKWIIAATTIVALIFSVLASFVWIKPIYSANATVSVNNGIVPGKQFDETDSYFNEIITPSAYMERVQSISVIEEGIKKAHLQGKYRAEQVKGNLSVENVPNTNLVRITLKAANPSDTKKLLNGILSAVKQSIWKDIQTGVEKDLHHFMKLKQKEQVQLQQTIKLYRQEAVALKLPPSLLLDAVISYNNQYIITLDSDRLRNISSLSEKELIALNELSNQIKSLADRYRQYVNKEQQLRDFLQSFSIENKILIISAPVAPQEPDSPKPLLNMGIAFVVGIMVGTGLVFFWRYWKETGQERMLES
- the galU gene encoding UTP--glucose-1-phosphate uridylyltransferase GalU; amino-acid sequence: MKKVRKAIIPAAGLGTRFLPATKAMPKEMLPIVDKPTIQYIVEEAIASGIEDIIIVTGKGKRAIEDHFDIAFELEQNLMEKGKYDLLEKVKEPSKVDIHYIRQKEPKGLGHAVWCARNFIGDEPFAVLLGDDIVQADPPCLKQLIDQYEQTLSSVIGVKQVPNRETYRYGIIDPIEQNSRLYQVRQFVEKPAPGTAPSNLAIMGRYILTPEIFLFLEKQETGAGGEIQLTDAIQKLNEIQRVFAYEFEGKRYDVGEKLGFIQTTIEFALQNEELRKELIPFMERLLESVAEKV